In Phormidium ambiguum IAM M-71, the genomic window ATGTAGTAAAAATATTCTGGAAAAATCCTTGGAGGTGTTCTCTATCTACTAGTGCAGATAAACTTTACTCGATGTTGATGACAAGTAAAAGTGAGAAAATACATTTAGTTGCCCATAGTCTAGGAGGTTTTGTCGTCCTACAATTGTTGCAGGATTACCCACACCTACCTGTTAAAAGAATTGTCTTTTTAGGGGTTCCAATTTCTGGATGTCTAGCAGCACAGAGGGTTTCCCGTATTCCTGGCGGGCGTTGGCTACTTGGTCAAGCACTAGGTTCTGTTTGTTGGAATTCTAGTCTATCTTTTCCGCCTAAAGTTGAGGTGGGAGCTATTGCAGGAAAGTTAAATCTTTTGCTTGGTTTTCTTTTATGCCCACGTAAACAAAATGATACGCTTGTTTGTGTTGAAGAAACACAACATCCAGATTTGAGATCTTCTTGCGTTCTTTTGGTATCTCATACCAGTATGCTATTTTCCAAGCAAGTGATTAAATACGTCAAGCATTTTCTCGATCGAGGAACTTTTATTTAAACTGTTTTATGCCAATAATTTATTTTTGATTATCTATTGTAGCCTACCATAAGGCTAAGCATTCATCTTTGGTTAATATCAAATACTCAGATTTTGCAAGGGTTTGTTGATATGAGAGAGCGGGTTTTGCTTCTAATCTTATCAGTAAAAATAAAATTATTTGGCTAAACTCGCCCTTACACATTAGGATTAATCATTGTTTTCTAACGGTTATTAAACAATAAAATCCTCGGAAATGAAGGTATCCGAACTGGCCACTTTTAAACGAAACTCTGTTCCAGGGAGACTTTTGAAACGTCGTAATTGAATGTAATTGCTCATTTCTCCAGCTTGAACGGATTGCAGTACATCTCCAGTCATGGAAAGCTGTTCCAATTTCAAATTAGCGGGTAAATAAGTTTCTCCAGGTTGCGGAAGTATTTGCACCCAAATTCGCATTCTGCCATCTGCTTCTGTTTCTAACATGATTACTAACAACAAAGTTGGTAATTCTGCATTTAGTTGAATTTGTTTTACCCGTCGAACTTGCGTTAATGTGGTGTCACTTCCGCGAAAGTTAAAGGCAAGATCTGGTTGCGTTCCAAATAAATCTTCGATCGCTTGCCACCCAGTTTCAAAAACATTATTCCACCATTGGCTTAAATTTGTCGATCGAGTTATTTGTCTGGTTGTTTCTGTTGCATTAACTGTACTTTGTCGCCGTTGGCAAAGTTGTTCCAGCAAATGATTTTGTTCTAACAATGCACCCCATTGTACAAAAGGAATTTCTAAACGTGGGAGTGCTATTAAATTATCTCCCAATTGCTGTAACAAAAATTCTGCTTGCCGAGAAGTTAATGCAGGTAATGGAGAAATTGCAGTTCGCGTCTCTTCTCCTGATAATTGCTGCATTACCCAAAATGCAGTTAAGTCTTGAATTATCTGATTTCCATTTAAGGAATAAGTGCGATCGGTCTCATCATAAAAACCTTCCGATTTGAGCATTTCATGAGTGGAATAACCCCAAATATGCAAGCATTGTTCATCTGAATCTACCTCTACTGCAAAATAGTAATCTCCTATAAAATTGGGAATATCAATCCATTCTTGAGGTACGCGAAATTCGTTTCGATCCATCGATTCTGTAGGAATGAATATTAAACGAGTTGTGCCTAAAACAATTGCACTTCCGTTAACCATTTCCCAGAAAGAAAGACTGTTTTTAGAATCAATAGTTGGCGCAATTCCAGACTTTTCTTGTAACCAAGGTAAAATTGTTTCCAGACAAACTTGATTTAAATAAGCTTGGAAACGGTTTCCGGGAATTGAAATTGTTTGACTTTGTTGCCAAGATTGTCTGTTAACAGTGTCCGAAATCTCTAGCCATTGTGTTGAAGTATCAGTAACGAGCATCATTAGTTATTCTCCTTTGAGGTGTCAGAAGACAGTTTCTTCTGAAGCCATTCCTCTAAAACTACACCCATATTTCGTACTGCGGGCGATGTTAGGGAAATATGCAGAGTTTCCTGACTCCATTTTGCTAATGCCAGCAATAATGTTTCTTTGGCGCTACTCAAACGGCGGGAAACCGTGTATTGTTTGATTTCTAGCTGTGCGGCAATTTGTTGCTGAGTCAGTTGTTGCGCGTAATACAGATGCAACAGTGTTTGCACTTGTGGGTCTAGCTTTTCTAGTGCTACGGTTAACACATTATTAATTTCAGTTTTTCTGGTTTGGCGCTCTTGTATTTCTTCTTGAATGATTAAATTGGTAAGTGGAGAAGCGTCATTATTAGCGGGTAAATCATCGAGGATTTCCCCTGAGTTTGATTCTGATTTACTGACATTTAAAGAACTGATGGCTGGATAAAGATAACTTCTGATTTGTTTAGCACAGTCTTTTAACCAGCGTTCCAAATTTTCTGGGGTTGCTTGTGATTCGATCGCAGGAATTTGTCGTAATCGTTGGTTATTATAAAGTTGAGTAATTGCCTTCCAAGTTTGCGAATCTGGTTTAGAAAGTTGACGAGTTCCAGGTGTTTCGCTGGGAGCACAATAGGTTTTAAAACAAGTCCAAGCTAAACGATAATTGGCGATCGCTTTTTCGGAAAAACCCGCTGCTTGTAATGATTCTACCAATTGTTTTTGACTGATTTTTCGCAATAAACCCCAGTCGGTGCGGCTAACTGCTTCTTTTTGTTGGCGCAAAGTATCGCGCAGCGTGTTGTTAAAAACGAGACTGGCGTAGGTTTTCAGGCTTGCGCCTTGGCTGGGGTTGTATCCTTTGAGTACGATGGGGAGACTTGCGATCGCAATTTGGAAACAATCCGAGAATTTGTACTGCATACTCGTCAACTGAATCGTTACTCGCTGCGCCACCCAGTAACACGACTCTTGCAAGTAAGCTGACAAATGACTATTTGCTAAACTCTCAGGGTTGCTTTTCCACAATCGATACCAGTATAAAACCCAAAAATCCTCGGAAGATTCAGCATCATCAAGTTCTCCAACTTGCTGGAAAGAACGCAGCATACTTCGTTGCAGGCGAGAATCTGTAATCCAGCGATCGAACAAGTCATCTGCTAACTGTATGAATGTTGAGAATAGTTCTATAATCTGTTGCCGGGGTTTCATTAAATTAATCCGACAGAACGCTGATTTCTGTATAGTGACATATTATCTCGGAAAGTTCTATTAGTAAAAATATTTTGTTTGATTTATTTTCAAATAATCAAGGTACGTTGTTGCGCTTCAGCGCCTTTCTTTAGTGGCGCTGAAGCGCAACAACATACTTAGAAAATTTCCTGATAAGCTTTAAATCAATTATCCTGTAACGAGGTGAATTAAATGCTGAAGTTTTATTTTAATCCAATTTCGATCAATGCTCGTCGTGTTTGGATAGCTTTGTTAGAAAAAGAAATTGCTTTTGAGTCGGTGGAAATGAAGTTAGATGGCGATCATTTTCAAGCGGAATTTACAGAGATTAACCCATTGCAACGAGTTCCGGTAATTGTGGATGATGGTTTTACAGTTGTGGAATCTTTGGCAATTTTGGATTATTTAGAAGCAAAATATCCAACGCCATCTTTGATGCCGACTGAATCTCAAGCAATAGCTAAAGTTCGCATGGTAGAAATGGTTGGTGTCAATGAATTACAACCTGCGACTGTGCCGCTGATTAAACAACTGGTGGGATTGGAGGTGGAATCAGCGAAACTGGAAGCGGCGAAGGAACGT contains:
- a CDS encoding esterase/lipase family protein → MIETVVLVPGIGFGGSELFFLARCLRQHGYVVKIFWKNPWRCSLSTSADKLYSMLMTSKSEKIHLVAHSLGGFVVLQLLQDYPHLPVKRIVFLGVPISGCLAAQRVSRIPGGRWLLGQALGSVCWNSSLSFPPKVEVGAIAGKLNLLLGFLLCPRKQNDTLVCVEETQHPDLRSSCVLLVSHTSMLFSKQVIKYVKHFLDRGTFI
- a CDS encoding DUF1822 family protein: MMLVTDTSTQWLEISDTVNRQSWQQSQTISIPGNRFQAYLNQVCLETILPWLQEKSGIAPTIDSKNSLSFWEMVNGSAIVLGTTRLIFIPTESMDRNEFRVPQEWIDIPNFIGDYYFAVEVDSDEQCLHIWGYSTHEMLKSEGFYDETDRTYSLNGNQIIQDLTAFWVMQQLSGEETRTAISPLPALTSRQAEFLLQQLGDNLIALPRLEIPFVQWGALLEQNHLLEQLCQRRQSTVNATETTRQITRSTNLSQWWNNVFETGWQAIEDLFGTQPDLAFNFRGSDTTLTQVRRVKQIQLNAELPTLLLVIMLETEADGRMRIWVQILPQPGETYLPANLKLEQLSMTGDVLQSVQAGEMSNYIQLRRFKSLPGTEFRLKVASSDTFISEDFIV
- a CDS encoding sigma-70 family RNA polymerase sigma factor, yielding MKPRQQIIELFSTFIQLADDLFDRWITDSRLQRSMLRSFQQVGELDDAESSEDFWVLYWYRLWKSNPESLANSHLSAYLQESCYWVAQRVTIQLTSMQYKFSDCFQIAIASLPIVLKGYNPSQGASLKTYASLVFNNTLRDTLRQQKEAVSRTDWGLLRKISQKQLVESLQAAGFSEKAIANYRLAWTCFKTYCAPSETPGTRQLSKPDSQTWKAITQLYNNQRLRQIPAIESQATPENLERWLKDCAKQIRSYLYPAISSLNVSKSESNSGEILDDLPANNDASPLTNLIIQEEIQERQTRKTEINNVLTVALEKLDPQVQTLLHLYYAQQLTQQQIAAQLEIKQYTVSRRLSSAKETLLLALAKWSQETLHISLTSPAVRNMGVVLEEWLQKKLSSDTSKENN
- a CDS encoding glutathione S-transferase family protein, translated to MLKFYFNPISINARRVWIALLEKEIAFESVEMKLDGDHFQAEFTEINPLQRVPVIVDDGFTVVESLAILDYLEAKYPTPSLMPTESQAIAKVRMVEMVGVNELQPATVPLIKQLVGLEVESAKLEAAKERINQVLQFYENLLGENAYFAGEMFSLAEVVAGTLLESLPMFDIAIDIYPQLNSWLEKLRSRSTFQQTTASPAQIRAVIPHIKKILATR